From Pseudoxanthomonas sp. YR558, the proteins below share one genomic window:
- a CDS encoding TonB-dependent receptor, translating to MPRLTVAPLGAAIAFALALPAFAQQAPADGTTDLDAVIVTGTRASDRTALESTSPIDVLTAEDIRKAGVLNGELGSALQALLPSFNFPRQSNSGGADHVRAAQLRGLAPDQVLVLVNGKRRHTTALVTTGSKIGRGTTPVDFNAIPVSAIKRIEVLRDGAGAQYGSDAVAGVVNIILDDAPEGGAWEASFGLHHTDVEPIGQTLTDGQTSFLSGKVGTAVGDGGFFRVGFELKNREATNRAGFDQVPPWDQTPANLAVQGQRNYHLGDGASKDLNAWINTGIPLGEAAEFYLFGTYNKRDTVGANYFRYPDGVSNWPEVYPNGYRPVSLGENQDVAAVGGVRGQWGDWTYDASLNRGSNSFTYRLRDSLNASLGPTSPTRFKTGDYESTQTLANLDLSRGFDRGTASHDLAFGAEFRLEEYETGAGDPASYAAGPYTDRPTGSQAGGGLTPQDVADLDRDVASVYAALSSRFGEKLTTDVAVRYEHYSDFGGELTGKLAARYEFAPAFALRGALSNNFRAPSLAQIGYESTSTGYNAAGQLTQGRLLSVNNPIARALGAQDLDPEKSINASLGFTSRIGEHFDLSLDVFHIEIDDRVALSESITGDALTDFIDAEFGVPGVQSVSYFTNAADTRTQGVELVTNWRQALAGGNLLLTGTYSYAKTELKNLVATPAQLLALDPDYVLFGVEESNTLTDAAPRTRAQFTANWDSERWNLLGRVSRHGSAKRVFNFGGGFEPEQTYGAEWQLDAEVEYKVSSKWSVALGGLNLTDEYPDLSNEDIYYFGNLPYDVLSPIGSNGAYYYTRVRYTF from the coding sequence ATGCCCCGCCTGACCGTGGCGCCGCTCGGCGCCGCCATCGCGTTCGCGCTCGCCCTTCCCGCCTTTGCCCAACAGGCGCCCGCCGATGGCACCACCGACCTCGATGCGGTGATCGTCACCGGCACTCGCGCCAGCGACCGCACGGCGCTGGAATCCACCTCGCCGATCGACGTGCTCACCGCCGAGGACATCCGCAAGGCCGGCGTGCTCAACGGCGAACTCGGCAGCGCGCTGCAGGCACTGCTGCCTTCGTTCAACTTCCCGCGCCAGTCCAACTCCGGCGGCGCCGACCATGTGCGCGCCGCGCAGCTGCGCGGCCTCGCACCGGACCAGGTGCTGGTGCTGGTCAACGGCAAGCGCCGCCACACCACCGCGCTGGTGACGACAGGCTCGAAGATCGGCCGCGGCACCACGCCGGTCGACTTCAACGCGATCCCGGTGAGCGCGATCAAGCGCATCGAAGTGCTGCGCGACGGCGCGGGTGCGCAATATGGCTCGGACGCGGTGGCCGGCGTGGTCAACATCATCCTCGACGACGCCCCCGAAGGCGGCGCCTGGGAAGCGAGCTTCGGCCTGCACCACACCGACGTGGAGCCGATCGGCCAGACGCTCACCGATGGCCAGACCAGCTTCCTCTCGGGCAAGGTCGGCACCGCCGTCGGCGACGGCGGCTTCTTCCGCGTGGGTTTCGAACTGAAGAACCGCGAGGCCACCAACCGCGCCGGTTTCGACCAGGTGCCGCCGTGGGACCAGACGCCGGCGAACCTCGCCGTGCAGGGCCAGCGCAACTACCACCTGGGCGACGGCGCTTCGAAGGACCTCAACGCCTGGATCAACACCGGCATTCCGCTGGGCGAGGCGGCGGAGTTCTACCTGTTCGGCACCTACAACAAGCGCGACACCGTCGGCGCGAACTACTTCCGCTATCCGGACGGCGTGTCGAACTGGCCGGAGGTCTATCCGAACGGCTACCGCCCCGTGTCGCTGGGCGAGAACCAGGACGTGGCTGCGGTCGGCGGCGTACGCGGGCAATGGGGCGACTGGACTTACGACGCCAGCCTCAACCGTGGCAGCAACAGCTTCACCTACCGCCTGCGCGATTCGCTCAATGCGTCGCTCGGCCCGACCAGCCCCACCCGCTTCAAGACCGGCGACTACGAGTCCACGCAGACGCTGGCGAACCTCGACCTGAGCCGCGGCTTCGATCGCGGCACCGCCAGCCACGACCTCGCGTTCGGTGCGGAATTCCGCCTCGAGGAATACGAAACCGGCGCCGGCGATCCCGCCAGCTATGCGGCCGGCCCGTACACCGACCGGCCGACGGGTTCGCAGGCCGGCGGTGGCCTGACGCCGCAGGACGTGGCCGACCTCGACCGCGATGTCGCCAGCGTCTATGCCGCCCTGTCCAGCCGCTTCGGCGAGAAACTGACCACCGATGTCGCGGTGCGCTACGAGCACTACAGCGATTTCGGCGGCGAACTGACCGGCAAGCTGGCGGCCCGCTACGAATTCGCGCCGGCATTCGCATTGCGCGGCGCGCTGTCGAACAACTTCCGCGCGCCCTCGCTCGCCCAGATCGGCTACGAGTCCACCTCCACCGGCTACAACGCGGCCGGGCAGCTGACCCAGGGCCGCCTGCTGTCGGTCAACAATCCGATCGCGCGCGCCCTCGGCGCGCAGGACCTGGATCCGGAAAAGTCGATCAACGCCAGCCTCGGCTTCACCAGCCGGATCGGCGAGCACTTCGATCTGTCGCTGGACGTGTTCCATATCGAGATCGACGACCGCGTCGCGCTGTCGGAGAGCATCACCGGCGACGCGCTGACCGACTTCATCGATGCGGAATTCGGCGTGCCCGGCGTGCAGAGCGTCAGCTACTTCACCAACGCCGCCGATACCCGCACCCAGGGCGTGGAACTGGTGACGAACTGGCGACAGGCCCTGGCCGGCGGCAACCTGCTGCTGACCGGTACCTACAGCTACGCGAAGACCGAGCTGAAGAACCTCGTCGCCACGCCCGCACAGTTGCTGGCGCTGGACCCGGATTACGTGTTGTTCGGCGTCGAAGAAAGCAACACGCTGACCGATGCCGCCCCGCGCACCCGCGCGCAGTTCACCGCGAACTGGGACAGCGAGCGCTGGAACCTGCTGGGCCGCGTGAGTCGTCACGGCAGCGCCAAGCGCGTGTTCAACTTCGGCGGAGGCTTCGAGCCCGAACAGACCTACGGCGCCGAGTGGCAGCTCGACGCGGAAGTCGAATACAAGGTCTCCTCGAAGTGGAGCGTGGCGCTCGGCGGCCTCAACCTGACCGATGAGTATCCGGACCTGTCGAACGAAGACATCTACTACTTCGGCAACCTGCCCTACGACGTGCTGTCGCCCATCGGCAGCAACGGCGCGTACTACTACACCCGGGTGCGCTACACCTTCTGA
- a CDS encoding thiol-disulfide oxidoreductase DCC family protein, which translates to MSGERRTDDGPVIVFDGVCVLCNGWVRFLLKHDRVGRYRFAAMQTDAGRALLAMHGLDPDDPASFLLVDGAQAWTDSDAIRRVLMGLGGAWRLAGAMAVVPRVVRDPLYRWVARNRYGWFGRTTCHVPTDEERARFL; encoded by the coding sequence ATGTCGGGTGAGCGCCGCACCGATGATGGCCCGGTCATCGTCTTCGATGGCGTCTGCGTGCTGTGCAACGGCTGGGTGCGCTTCCTGCTGAAGCACGATCGCGTCGGGCGTTACCGGTTCGCCGCGATGCAGACCGACGCGGGTCGCGCGCTGCTGGCGATGCATGGTCTCGATCCCGACGATCCGGCATCGTTCCTGCTGGTGGACGGCGCGCAGGCATGGACCGACAGCGACGCGATCCGTCGCGTGCTGATGGGATTGGGCGGCGCGTGGCGGCTGGCGGGCGCGATGGCGGTGGTGCCGCGCGTCGTGCGCGATCCGCTGTACCGCTGGGTGGCGCGGAACCGGTATGGCTGGTTCGGAAGGACGACGTGCCATGTGCCGACCGACGAGGAGCGTGCACGCTTCCTGTAG
- a CDS encoding DUF4166 domain-containing protein, producing the protein MDAAVSPLFAALLGPAFAALPASVRALHAAQGLQRLAGEVRVERGSGVLSRLIAAATHLPPAGAGPLCVEIDASPGHERWTRFIGGRAMPSRLWRDGDVLCERLGLATFGFALEAVDGAIAWRIVRVRVLGVSLPARWFDGVGARESAEDARYRFDVWASLPLAGLLVHYRGWLDVG; encoded by the coding sequence GTGGATGCAGCCGTAAGCCCGCTGTTCGCGGCATTGCTGGGGCCGGCGTTCGCTGCGCTGCCGGCGTCCGTGCGCGCACTGCACGCGGCACAGGGCCTGCAGCGCCTCGCAGGCGAGGTGCGGGTCGAACGCGGATCCGGCGTGCTGTCCCGACTCATTGCCGCTGCCACGCACCTGCCACCCGCGGGCGCTGGCCCGTTGTGCGTCGAGATCGACGCGTCGCCCGGCCACGAACGCTGGACCCGCTTCATCGGCGGGCGCGCCATGCCGTCGCGGCTGTGGCGCGACGGTGACGTGCTGTGCGAGCGGTTGGGCCTGGCGACGTTCGGCTTCGCGCTCGAGGCCGTGGACGGTGCCATCGCGTGGCGGATCGTGCGGGTCCGCGTGTTGGGCGTGTCGTTGCCGGCGCGCTGGTTTGACGGTGTGGGCGCGCGCGAATCGGCCGAGGACGCGCGCTACCGGTTCGACGTCTGGGCGTCGTTGCCGCTTGCCGGTTTGCTGGTGCACTACCGCGGGTGGCTCGATGTCGGGTGA
- the pgeF gene encoding peptidoglycan editing factor PgeF — translation MNRAPAVAADWPAPAGVHAFTTQRHGAGMSQAPFDHFNLGNKYAADGDDPAVVARNRAQLAELAGLPSAPHWLKQVHGTDVVRVDAPADPAAPEPVADALVTSVPGVVLAILTADCLPVVFAAKDGREIAAAHAGWPGLSKGMLEATLAAMRTPPADVIAWIGPAAGPQRYEVGENVFDAFVTQDADAAAAFAPTRPGHWLADLPALARRRLVARGLSADDIHGGDLCTISEPDRFFSHRRDGRSGRIATLAWMQP, via the coding sequence GTGAATCGCGCACCCGCCGTCGCGGCCGACTGGCCCGCACCGGCGGGGGTGCACGCCTTCACCACGCAGCGCCATGGCGCGGGCATGTCGCAGGCGCCGTTCGACCACTTCAACCTGGGCAACAAGTACGCGGCCGATGGCGATGACCCGGCGGTGGTGGCCCGCAACCGCGCGCAACTGGCCGAGCTGGCCGGGCTGCCTTCCGCGCCGCACTGGTTGAAGCAGGTGCATGGCACGGATGTCGTGCGCGTGGACGCGCCTGCCGACCCCGCCGCACCGGAGCCCGTCGCCGATGCGCTGGTGACCTCGGTGCCCGGCGTGGTGCTCGCCATCCTGACGGCCGATTGCCTGCCCGTGGTGTTCGCGGCGAAGGACGGCCGCGAGATCGCCGCCGCGCATGCAGGCTGGCCGGGCCTGTCCAAGGGCATGCTCGAAGCGACGCTCGCCGCGATGCGCACCCCGCCCGCGGACGTGATCGCATGGATTGGCCCGGCGGCCGGACCGCAGCGCTACGAAGTCGGCGAGAATGTCTTCGACGCCTTCGTCACCCAGGATGCCGACGCCGCGGCGGCATTCGCGCCCACGCGCCCCGGTCACTGGCTGGCCGATCTGCCCGCGCTCGCGCGCCGCCGCCTGGTCGCGCGCGGCCTGTCGGCCGATGACATCCACGGCGGTGATCTCTGCACGATCAGCGAACCGGACCGCTTCTTCTCCCACCGCCGCGACGGCCGCAGTGGCCGTATCGCCACCCTGGCGTGGATGCAGCCGTAA
- the rluD gene encoding 23S rRNA pseudouridine(1911/1915/1917) synthase RluD has product MTDTDSPDTPDSPRTAIVPASAAGRRFDAALAELFPEFSRSRLTEWIKSGNALLDGQVVRPRDPVRGGETASLDVVLDTQTHAEPEDIPLDILYEDEHVFVLDKPAGLVVHPGAGNPNGTLVNALLFRDPSLSALPRAGIVHRLDKDTSGVMVVARTLPAHTSLVAQLASRDVHRQYLAIVVGAMVSGGTADAPIDRHPRDRLKMAVRDDGRDAVTHYRLRERFRAHTALECRLETGRTHQIRVHMAHIKYPIVGDPLYGGPLRLPKGASEDLVAVLRGFRRQALHAETLEFAHPISGEPVRVTASVPADMVALLAALRADTQAQRK; this is encoded by the coding sequence ATGACCGACACCGACTCTCCCGACACCCCCGACTCCCCCCGCACGGCCATCGTGCCCGCCAGCGCCGCCGGCCGCCGCTTCGATGCTGCCCTGGCGGAACTGTTCCCCGAGTTTTCCCGTTCGCGCCTGACCGAGTGGATCAAGTCCGGCAATGCGCTGCTGGACGGCCAGGTCGTGCGCCCGCGCGACCCCGTGCGTGGCGGTGAAACCGCCAGCCTGGACGTGGTGCTGGATACCCAGACCCACGCCGAGCCGGAAGACATCCCGCTGGACATCCTGTACGAGGACGAGCACGTCTTCGTATTGGACAAGCCCGCCGGTCTGGTGGTGCACCCCGGTGCCGGCAATCCGAACGGCACGCTGGTCAACGCGCTGCTGTTCCGCGACCCCTCGCTGTCGGCGCTGCCGCGGGCGGGCATCGTGCACCGGCTCGACAAGGACACCTCCGGCGTCATGGTGGTGGCGCGCACCTTGCCGGCGCACACCTCGCTGGTGGCCCAGCTCGCCTCGCGCGACGTGCACCGCCAGTACCTCGCCATCGTGGTCGGCGCGATGGTCTCCGGCGGCACGGCCGATGCGCCGATCGACCGCCACCCGCGGGACCGCCTGAAGATGGCCGTGCGCGACGATGGCCGTGATGCCGTCACCCACTACCGCCTGCGCGAACGCTTCCGTGCGCACACCGCGCTGGAGTGCCGCCTGGAGACGGGCCGCACCCACCAGATCCGCGTGCACATGGCCCATATCAAGTACCCGATCGTCGGCGATCCGCTGTACGGCGGGCCGCTGCGCCTGCCGAAGGGTGCCAGCGAGGACCTGGTGGCGGTGCTGCGCGGCTTCCGCCGGCAGGCCCTGCACGCCGAGACGCTGGAGTTCGCCCATCCGATCAGCGGCGAACCGGTGCGCGTCACCGCGTCGGTGCCGGCCGACATGGTGGCCCTGCTGGCGGCGCTGCGCGCGGACACCCAGGCGCAACGCAAGTGA
- a CDS encoding outer membrane protein assembly factor BamD, with translation MTQRALPRSARLSAPARLALLALVIAFTGTGCGKIFKKKEAPENQPVEVMYQEAHQAMKVNNWDRGVVRFRQLIAQYPYGPYTEQALMETAYAEYKSGKLDDTVTTIDRFIRTYPTHRNIPYMYYLRGLANSNRDTVFLQRVWRLDASRRDLATPMQGYSDFNTVAERYPNSRYAADARNRMVELRNQFALHELDTAIYYLRRDAWVSAASRAKYLLETYPQSAYQNDAVAVLAEAYTQLGNEALAADAKRVLQLNDPQHPWLTGDFPKYPWMVRRLNPFAGEKSSNTVDKRNKD, from the coding sequence ATGACCCAGCGTGCCCTTCCCCGCTCCGCCCGCCTCTCCGCACCTGCCCGCCTCGCCCTGCTGGCGCTGGTGATCGCCTTCACCGGGACCGGCTGCGGCAAGATCTTTAAGAAGAAGGAAGCACCTGAGAACCAGCCGGTCGAGGTGATGTACCAGGAAGCCCACCAGGCCATGAAGGTGAACAACTGGGACCGCGGCGTCGTCCGTTTCCGCCAGTTGATCGCGCAATACCCGTATGGCCCATACACCGAGCAGGCGCTGATGGAAACCGCCTACGCCGAGTACAAGTCCGGCAAGCTCGACGACACGGTCACCACGATCGACCGCTTCATCCGCACCTATCCCACGCATCGCAACATTCCCTACATGTACTACCTGCGCGGGCTGGCCAACTCCAACCGCGACACGGTGTTCCTGCAGAGGGTCTGGCGCCTGGACGCCAGCCGCCGCGACCTGGCCACGCCGATGCAGGGTTACAGCGACTTCAATACCGTCGCCGAGCGTTACCCGAACAGCCGCTACGCTGCCGATGCGCGCAACCGCATGGTCGAGCTGCGCAATCAGTTCGCCCTGCATGAGCTGGACACGGCCATCTACTACCTGCGCCGCGACGCCTGGGTCTCCGCCGCCAGCCGTGCCAAGTACCTGCTGGAAACCTACCCGCAGAGCGCCTACCAGAACGACGCCGTCGCCGTGCTGGCCGAGGCGTATACCCAACTGGGCAATGAGGCGCTGGCCGCCGACGCCAAGCGCGTGCTGCAACTCAACGACCCGCAGCACCCGTGGCTGACCGGCGATTTCCCGAAGTACCCGTGGATGGTCCGCCGCCTGAATCCGTTCGCCGGCGAGAAATCCAGCAACACCGTCGACAAGCGCAACAAGGACTGA
- a CDS encoding NAD+ synthase: MTQTLRIAMAQFDFPVGAVAQNSESIRRMIAEARDEYGADVVLFPELAVSGYPPEDLLLRPRFLADCETALREIAATTHGIVAVVGWPQSAGSVVYNAASVLRDGAVEATYRKRELPNYAVFDERRYFDVDPDGGACTFEVNGVSLGLVICEDLWFPEPLADTAEAGAVLTLVPNASPFDRDKHAQRDALIAERTRETGMALAYLNVVGGQDAVVFDGASVVANGDGTVHPAAAAFTDQWLVVDFDVATRAFSPVVWMDDGDESRDALAWRAIVRGIRDYCGKNGFSKVWLGLSGGIDSAIVLALAVDALGAENVTAVRLPSRYTAGLSNDLAAEQCAAMGVRLEAISIEAPFKGFLDALGPIFGDKPADTTEENLQSRSRGVILMALSNKFGGLLLTTGNKSEYAVGYATIYGDMCGGYAPIKDLYKTEVFALARWRNTVGGAPVIPPAVIDRPPSAELRENQKDQDSLPPYDVLDAILFRYVDLEQSRDEIVAAGFDAATVDRMLRLVRINEWKRHQAAPGPKVSRRAFGRERRYPITNKYAL; this comes from the coding sequence ATGACCCAGACCCTCCGCATCGCGATGGCGCAGTTCGATTTCCCGGTCGGCGCGGTCGCGCAGAACAGCGAGAGCATCCGCCGCATGATCGCCGAGGCGCGCGACGAGTACGGGGCCGACGTGGTGCTGTTCCCCGAGTTGGCGGTCAGTGGCTATCCGCCGGAAGACCTGCTGCTGCGGCCGCGCTTCCTGGCCGACTGCGAAACGGCGTTGCGGGAGATCGCCGCGACCACGCACGGCATCGTCGCCGTGGTGGGCTGGCCGCAGAGCGCGGGCAGCGTGGTGTACAACGCGGCCAGCGTGCTACGCGACGGCGCGGTCGAGGCCACCTACCGCAAGCGCGAACTGCCCAACTACGCGGTGTTCGACGAGCGCCGCTACTTCGACGTGGACCCGGATGGCGGCGCCTGTACCTTCGAGGTGAACGGCGTGTCGCTGGGCCTGGTGATCTGCGAAGACCTCTGGTTCCCCGAGCCGCTGGCCGACACCGCCGAGGCGGGCGCCGTGCTGACGCTGGTGCCCAATGCGTCGCCGTTCGACCGCGACAAGCATGCGCAGCGCGATGCGCTGATCGCCGAGCGCACGCGCGAGACCGGCATGGCGCTGGCGTACCTCAACGTGGTCGGCGGGCAGGATGCGGTGGTGTTCGACGGTGCCTCCGTGGTCGCCAACGGCGACGGCACCGTGCATCCGGCCGCGGCGGCCTTCACCGACCAGTGGCTGGTCGTCGACTTCGACGTGGCCACGCGTGCGTTCAGTCCGGTGGTGTGGATGGACGACGGCGACGAGAGCCGCGATGCGCTGGCGTGGCGCGCGATCGTGCGCGGCATCCGCGACTACTGCGGCAAGAACGGGTTCTCGAAGGTGTGGCTGGGCCTGTCCGGCGGCATCGATTCGGCCATCGTGCTGGCGCTGGCGGTGGACGCGCTGGGCGCGGAGAACGTCACCGCGGTGCGGTTGCCGTCGCGCTACACGGCCGGCCTGTCCAACGACCTGGCCGCTGAGCAATGCGCGGCGATGGGCGTGAGGCTGGAAGCGATCTCGATCGAAGCGCCGTTCAAGGGCTTCCTCGACGCGCTGGGCCCGATCTTCGGCGACAAGCCTGCCGACACCACCGAGGAGAACCTGCAGTCGCGCAGCAGGGGCGTGATCCTAATGGCGCTGAGCAACAAGTTCGGCGGCCTGCTGCTGACCACCGGCAACAAGAGCGAATACGCGGTGGGCTACGCGACGATCTACGGCGACATGTGCGGCGGCTATGCGCCGATCAAGGACCTGTACAAGACCGAGGTGTTCGCGCTGGCGCGCTGGCGCAACACGGTGGGCGGCGCACCGGTGATCCCGCCGGCCGTCATCGACCGTCCGCCGTCCGCGGAGCTGCGTGAAAACCAGAAGGACCAGGACTCGCTGCCGCCGTACGACGTGCTGGACGCGATCCTGTTCCGCTACGTGGACCTGGAGCAGTCGCGCGACGAGATCGTCGCCGCCGGCTTCGATGCCGCCACCGTGGACCGCATGCTGCGGCTGGTGCGCATCAACGAGTGGAAGCGCCACCAGGCCGCGCCCGGACCGAAGGTCTCGCGCCGCGCATTCGGCCGCGAGCGCCGCTATCCGATCACGAACAAGTACGCGCTGTAG
- a CDS encoding phosphoenolpyruvate carboxykinase (GTP), with product MNAAVDVFKRNEFPGSSLAALNAWVAEVAALTHPDHIHWCDGSDAENALLTKQMLADGTLLPLNPETHPHSWLHRSSPSDVARVEHLTFVCTAQPDDAGPNNHWMAPAEAHAKMDALFAGCMRGRTLYVIPYCMGPIDSPLSRCGVEITDSPYVVANMRIMTRMGAPALARIEREGAFVKGLHSTGELDPDRRFIMHFPDELTIKSFGSGYGGNALLGKKCHALRIASHQARHEGWLAEHMLIVGIENPQGETHYIAAAFPSACGKTNLAMLIPPEGYRQAGWKVWTVGDDICWMRPGADGRLYAINPEAGFFGVAPGTSDSSNPNALATISHHTIFTNVAVTDEQEPWWEGLDTRTPALDWQGRKFDPANGPAAHPNSRFTVSARQCPSYSTKAEDPQGVPISAIVFGGRRASLVPLVFEARDWTHGVLVGAAMGSETTAAATGAVGVMRRDPMAMKPFCGYNFADYFAHWLSFDQAGAKLPKIFHVNWFRKGGDGKFLWPGFGENLRVLEWMIQRVEGKADAVETPIGHLPRAEDLNLEGVALSDEAHDLLFGFDRAGWQAEFAGIGDYLEEFGARTPQALKDEQQRIAARLAH from the coding sequence ATGAACGCAGCGGTCGATGTTTTCAAACGCAACGAATTTCCGGGCAGTTCGCTGGCCGCGTTGAACGCCTGGGTCGCCGAGGTCGCCGCGCTCACCCACCCCGACCACATTCACTGGTGCGATGGCAGCGATGCCGAGAACGCGCTGCTGACGAAGCAGATGCTGGCCGACGGCACCCTGCTGCCGTTGAACCCCGAAACCCACCCGCACAGCTGGCTGCACCGTTCCAGCCCGAGCGACGTGGCACGCGTCGAACACCTGACTTTCGTCTGCACCGCGCAGCCCGACGATGCCGGCCCCAACAACCACTGGATGGCTCCGGCCGAGGCGCACGCGAAGATGGACGCGCTGTTCGCCGGCTGCATGCGCGGACGCACGCTGTACGTGATCCCGTACTGCATGGGCCCGATCGATTCGCCGCTCTCGCGCTGCGGTGTGGAGATCACCGATTCGCCGTACGTGGTGGCGAACATGCGCATCATGACCCGCATGGGCGCACCGGCGCTGGCGCGGATCGAGCGCGAAGGTGCGTTCGTGAAAGGCCTGCACTCCACCGGCGAACTCGACCCGGACCGCCGCTTCATCATGCATTTCCCCGACGAGCTGACCATCAAGAGCTTCGGCTCCGGCTATGGCGGCAACGCGCTGCTGGGCAAGAAGTGCCACGCCCTGCGCATCGCCTCGCACCAGGCGCGCCATGAAGGCTGGCTGGCCGAGCACATGCTGATCGTCGGCATCGAGAACCCGCAGGGCGAAACGCATTACATCGCCGCCGCGTTCCCGTCGGCGTGCGGCAAGACCAACCTGGCCATGCTGATTCCGCCGGAAGGCTATCGCCAGGCCGGCTGGAAGGTATGGACCGTCGGCGACGACATCTGCTGGATGCGCCCCGGTGCCGATGGCCGCCTGTATGCGATCAATCCGGAAGCCGGTTTCTTCGGCGTGGCGCCGGGCACCTCCGACAGTTCCAACCCGAACGCGCTGGCCACCATCAGCCACCACACCATCTTCACCAACGTCGCCGTCACCGACGAGCAGGAGCCGTGGTGGGAAGGCCTGGACACGCGCACGCCGGCGCTGGACTGGCAGGGCCGCAAGTTCGATCCGGCCAACGGCCCGGCCGCGCACCCCAACTCGCGCTTCACCGTGTCCGCACGCCAGTGCCCGAGCTACTCGACCAAGGCCGAGGATCCGCAGGGCGTGCCGATCAGCGCCATCGTCTTCGGCGGCCGCCGCGCCTCGCTGGTGCCGCTGGTGTTCGAAGCGCGCGACTGGACGCACGGCGTGCTGGTCGGCGCGGCGATGGGCTCGGAAACCACGGCCGCCGCGACCGGCGCGGTCGGCGTGATGCGCCGCGACCCGATGGCGATGAAGCCGTTCTGCGGCTACAACTTCGCCGACTACTTCGCCCACTGGCTGTCGTTCGACCAGGCCGGCGCGAAGCTGCCCAAGATTTTCCACGTGAACTGGTTCCGCAAGGGCGGCGACGGCAAGTTCCTGTGGCCCGGCTTCGGCGAAAACCTGCGCGTGCTGGAGTGGATGATCCAGCGCGTCGAGGGCAAGGCCGACGCGGTGGAAACCCCGATCGGCCACCTGCCGCGCGCCGAGGACCTGAACCTGGAAGGCGTGGCGCTGAGCGATGAAGCGCACGACCTGCTGTTCGGCTTCGACCGCGCCGGCTGGCAGGCGGAGTTCGCCGGCATCGGCGACTACCTCGAGGAATTCGGCGCCCGCACCCCGCAGGCGCTGAAGGACGAGCAGCAGCGCATCGCCGCCCGCCTGGCCCACTGA
- a CDS encoding helix-turn-helix transcriptional regulator yields MAVSVDLIDALKRCLRAQNLTYRELAVRIRMSEAAVKRMFSRRAMSLQRLEQICEVLDVGLAELSAEASRGRKAMALLSEAQEQALVDEPTLLLALFLTLNRWREDDVMGHFGFTPAQWTGLLVKLDRLGIIELMPGNRGRALTARNFRWRADGPMERYFRHTLLSDYFADAFDGEQDALLLLSGSLSIDGVKQLRQRLEEVAREFDALLARDATLPAEDRVGVSLVLAQKPWLLQLFNPYRRSREA; encoded by the coding sequence ATGGCCGTCTCGGTGGACCTAATTGATGCACTGAAGCGTTGCCTGCGCGCGCAGAACCTGACCTATCGGGAGCTGGCCGTCCGCATCCGGATGAGCGAAGCGGCGGTCAAGCGCATGTTCTCGCGGCGGGCGATGAGCCTGCAGCGGCTGGAGCAGATCTGCGAGGTGCTCGACGTCGGCCTGGCCGAGCTCAGCGCCGAAGCCTCGCGCGGGCGCAAAGCGATGGCCTTGCTGAGCGAAGCGCAGGAGCAGGCGCTGGTTGACGAGCCCACCCTGCTGCTCGCCCTGTTCCTCACCCTCAACCGCTGGCGCGAGGATGACGTGATGGGCCACTTCGGCTTCACCCCGGCGCAGTGGACCGGATTGCTGGTGAAGCTGGACCGGCTGGGCATCATCGAGCTGATGCCGGGCAACCGCGGCCGCGCGCTGACCGCGCGCAACTTCCGCTGGCGCGCGGACGGGCCGATGGAGCGCTACTTCCGCCACACCTTGCTGTCGGATTACTTCGCCGACGCCTTCGACGGCGAGCAGGACGCGCTGCTGCTGCTCAGCGGCAGCCTGAGCATCGACGGCGTGAAGCAACTGCGCCAGCGGCTGGAAGAAGTGGCGCGCGAGTTCGACGCCCTGCTGGCCCGCGACGCCACCCTGCCGGCCGAAGACCGGGTGGGTGTCAGCCTGGTGCTGGCGCAGAAACCCTGGCTGCTGCAGCTGTTCAACCCGTACCGCCGTTCGCGCGAGGCCTGA